A single region of the Deinococcus aerolatus genome encodes:
- the folB gene encoding dihydroneopterin aldolase has product MSRVVLEGLEFHARHGVYATEGVLGARFVVDAELYYGFTGLPDELSAAVNYAAVYAAIHEEVTGQRHQLIEVLTDRIARRILRDQPRLGHVTVRVHKPFAPLPGVFRDVYAELTLRQTEL; this is encoded by the coding sequence ATGAGCCGGGTGGTGCTGGAGGGGCTGGAGTTTCATGCCCGGCATGGCGTCTACGCCACCGAGGGCGTGCTGGGCGCACGTTTTGTGGTGGATGCCGAGCTGTATTACGGGTTCACCGGGCTGCCCGATGAGCTGAGCGCCGCGGTCAACTACGCGGCGGTCTACGCGGCCATCCACGAGGAAGTCACGGGACAGCGCCACCAGCTGATTGAGGTGCTGACGGACCGCATCGCCCGCCGCATCCTGCGGGACCAGCCCCGGCTGGGCCATGTGACGGTGCGCGTCCATAAGCCCTTTGCTCCGCTGCCCGGCGTGTTCCGCGACGTGTACGCCGAGCTGACGTTGCGGCAGACGGAGCTTTGA
- a CDS encoding IMPACT family protein: MTESQRPELPAPFTTLAGEHRHSAVVDNSEFLAFAARADTPQAALAYLETVRARYPGATHHCWAYQIGNEYRFNDDGEPGGTAGSPMLRAIGGQGLDHVMAVVVRYYGGVKLGTGGLVRAYGGTAAECLRTAPRLEVRPRQTLRVRVPFPHLSALYHLLDTSDVTRGPEEYTVSGVEMAVGLYPEEVRAFTAALADTTRGEGEADVG; this comes from the coding sequence ATGACTGAATCTCAACGGCCCGAACTGCCGGCCCCCTTCACCACCCTGGCCGGGGAACACCGCCACAGCGCCGTGGTGGACAACAGCGAATTCCTGGCCTTTGCCGCACGGGCCGACACGCCGCAGGCCGCGCTGGCGTATCTGGAGACGGTCAGGGCGCGCTACCCTGGCGCCACCCACCACTGCTGGGCCTACCAGATCGGGAACGAGTACCGCTTTAACGACGACGGTGAACCGGGCGGCACGGCGGGCAGCCCGATGCTGCGGGCCATCGGAGGCCAGGGGCTGGACCACGTGATGGCCGTGGTCGTGCGCTATTACGGCGGCGTCAAGCTGGGCACCGGCGGGCTGGTGCGGGCCTACGGCGGAACGGCGGCGGAGTGTCTGCGAACCGCGCCCCGGCTGGAGGTCCGCCCGCGCCAGACCCTGCGCGTGCGCGTGCCGTTTCCGCATCTCAGCGCCCTGTACCACCTGCTGGACACCTCTGACGTCACGCGCGGTCCGGAGGAGTACACCGTGTCGGGCGTGGAAATGGCAGTGGGTCTCTATCCGGAAGAGGTGAGGGCCTTCACGGCGGCGCTGGCGGACACGACACGGGGCGAGGGGGAGGCGGACGTTGGTTGA
- the folK gene encoding 2-amino-4-hydroxy-6-hydroxymethyldihydropteridine diphosphokinase produces MSGPHGGAGAYIALGANLGRPLETLRWAVAEVARLGELCGVSGLYRTAPVGGPPDQPDYLNAALCLRTSLPPEELLAALHDTEARAGRERRQRWEARVLDLDLIVYGNRVADGPALTLPHPQAWERAFVLAPLADLNPGLAHPLTGETVRRALARVPQSGVGAGTADWL; encoded by the coding sequence TTGAGCGGCCCACACGGCGGGGCAGGCGCCTACATTGCCCTGGGGGCCAATCTGGGCCGACCGCTGGAGACGCTGCGCTGGGCCGTGGCCGAGGTGGCGCGGTTGGGCGAGCTGTGCGGGGTCTCGGGGCTGTACCGCACTGCCCCCGTCGGCGGCCCGCCGGACCAGCCGGATTACCTGAATGCGGCGCTGTGCCTGCGGACCAGCCTCCCGCCAGAAGAGCTGCTGGCCGCCCTGCACGACACAGAGGCCCGCGCCGGACGCGAGCGCAGGCAGCGCTGGGAGGCGCGGGTGCTGGACCTCGACCTGATTGTCTACGGCAACCGGGTGGCGGACGGGCCGGCCCTGACGCTGCCGCATCCGCAGGCGTGGGAACGGGCCTTTGTGCTTGCTCCGCTGGCGGACCTGAACCCAGGGCTGGCCCATCCGCTGACCGGCGAAACGGTGCGGCGGGCGCTGGCGCGGGTGCCGCAGTCGGGCGTGGGGGCCGGCACTGCAGACTGGCTGTAG
- a CDS encoding DUF4403 family protein, with protein MTVPLPLPASMPAPAPAASVTLPLRLPYPELSQLATAWAAGQVFTLPLPTAPSLRVTDIRISAGGTRLKASLSVQSSGLLGLKATLDVSGRPVLDVAGQVLTLEDTAVSTRKEGLGGRLIGMLADARVTASLARLARVDFAARLAGWRGQAQALLPFVVRDGIEVTGTVTQLAVTTLKVTPDDLTLTAVVGGDLQVTLTAAGLLPREGLSPGSLR; from the coding sequence ATGACTGTCCCGCTGCCGCTGCCTGCCTCCATGCCTGCCCCTGCGCCCGCCGCCTCGGTGACCCTGCCCCTGCGCCTGCCGTATCCGGAGTTGTCGCAGCTGGCCACGGCCTGGGCCGCGGGGCAGGTGTTCACGCTGCCGCTGCCCACCGCTCCCAGCCTGCGCGTGACCGACATCCGGATCAGTGCCGGGGGAACCCGCCTGAAGGCCAGCCTCTCAGTGCAGAGCAGCGGGTTGCTGGGTCTGAAGGCCACGCTGGATGTGTCTGGGAGGCCCGTACTGGACGTCGCCGGTCAGGTGCTGACCCTGGAGGACACCGCGGTCAGCACCCGCAAGGAGGGCCTGGGTGGACGCCTGATCGGCATGCTGGCCGACGCCCGCGTGACCGCGTCTCTGGCGCGGCTGGCCCGCGTGGACTTCGCCGCCCGGCTCGCAGGCTGGCGCGGGCAGGCGCAGGCCCTCCTCCCGTTTGTGGTTCGGGACGGGATAGAGGTGACGGGCACGGTCACGCAACTGGCCGTCACCACGCTGAAGGTCACCCCCGACGACCTGACGCTGACCGCCGTAGTGGGCGGGGACCTGCAGGTCACCCTGACGGCCGCCGGACTGTTGCCGCGGGAGGGCCTGTCGCCGGGAAGCCTGCGCTAG
- a CDS encoding NUDIX domain-containing protein, translated as MSDSTSPVHPNWATLTEDDARPWDTLESRVLVDGFRVVLEDRVQVRPGVETLYQYRPRGPRAVFVLPVTPAGEAVLIRQYRYPLRATVMEVVAGGVERGENLLDAAARELLEEVGGVSDDWVPLPGFYPQPSISGVVFYAALALNVTLGATQHEDTETIERVVVPLAEAYRMLEAGEIQDGPSGLTLWHARRHLTGRGLL; from the coding sequence ATGAGCGATTCCACCTCCCCGGTCCACCCCAACTGGGCCACGCTGACCGAAGACGACGCCCGGCCCTGGGACACGCTGGAAAGTCGGGTGCTGGTCGACGGGTTCCGGGTGGTGCTCGAAGACCGCGTGCAGGTGCGGCCGGGCGTGGAGACGCTGTACCAGTACCGTCCGCGCGGGCCGCGCGCTGTGTTCGTGCTGCCAGTGACCCCGGCGGGCGAGGCGGTGCTGATCCGCCAGTACCGCTACCCGCTGCGCGCCACCGTCATGGAGGTTGTCGCGGGCGGTGTGGAGCGCGGCGAGAACCTGCTGGACGCCGCTGCCCGTGAACTGCTGGAAGAGGTGGGGGGCGTCAGCGACGACTGGGTGCCGCTGCCCGGCTTCTACCCGCAGCCCAGCATCAGCGGCGTGGTCTTTTACGCCGCGCTGGCCCTGAACGTGACCCTGGGGGCCACCCAGCATGAGGACACCGAGACCATTGAGCGCGTGGTGGTGCCGCTGGCAGAGGCGTACCGCATGCTGGAGGCCGGCGAGATTCAGGACGGCCCCAGCGGTCTGACGCTGTGGCACGCGCGGCGCCATCTGACCGGGCGCGGCCTGCTGTAG
- a CDS encoding lipopolysaccharide biosynthesis protein: protein MTNLKSRTVNAVKWSYMTMGIATVLGLVFTAILSRLLTPAEFGVVAIAFVLQRFGQFIADLGVGQALIQKPELSGEDVQAGFTSSIGLGLLATVAAWMLAPLAGQYFGMPDLVMVFRGYAVAYLFNAMIIISQSLLRRQLKFRPLMIGELVSLVIGHGVFGLGAAYLGFGAFSLAISQIAQALIQMVILYAYTRHSLRLTFRPESYRHLYAFATRVTIINFLEFISTNLDSIMLARLYPTAQLGLYSRGFKAIGTPAMSFATSLTRVLAPSFSAVQSEPERLRRAHHSALLALLIVISCVAGGIFVAAPEVVAVLLGSQFVGAVVLVKIFALAVPFMASSNLAGVLAEATANLGVKLKIQAVYTVGLALAFWTAYSLGGTVVAIAAVLLVGTVLRNLGLELLARSIVGSGREILESYGVGLLSGLGTALAFYVVVVPLRNLGTPLPVLFLTELVVGGIALTAAIFLGPPNELKSMALRAVPAVTRRLRRVTGPRG from the coding sequence CGGCCATCCTGTCGCGGCTGCTGACGCCTGCCGAGTTCGGCGTGGTGGCGATTGCCTTTGTCCTGCAACGTTTCGGGCAATTCATTGCAGACCTGGGCGTGGGACAGGCCCTGATCCAGAAGCCAGAGCTGAGCGGGGAGGACGTGCAGGCGGGGTTCACGTCATCTATTGGCCTGGGGCTGCTGGCCACTGTGGCGGCGTGGATGCTGGCTCCCCTGGCCGGACAGTACTTCGGCATGCCCGATCTGGTGATGGTTTTCCGGGGCTACGCTGTGGCCTATCTGTTCAACGCCATGATCATCATCTCGCAGAGCCTGCTGCGCCGCCAGCTCAAGTTCCGGCCACTGATGATCGGCGAACTGGTGTCGCTGGTGATCGGCCACGGCGTGTTCGGGCTGGGGGCCGCCTACCTGGGCTTCGGGGCATTCAGCCTGGCGATCAGCCAGATTGCCCAGGCCCTGATCCAGATGGTCATCCTGTATGCCTACACCCGCCACAGCCTGCGCCTGACATTCCGGCCCGAGTCCTACCGGCACCTGTACGCCTTTGCCACCCGTGTCACCATCATTAATTTTCTGGAGTTCATCAGCACCAACCTGGACAGCATCATGCTGGCCCGGCTGTATCCCACCGCACAACTGGGGCTGTACAGCCGTGGGTTCAAAGCCATAGGCACCCCGGCCATGAGCTTCGCGACCAGCCTGACGCGGGTGCTGGCCCCCTCGTTCAGCGCCGTCCAGAGTGAGCCGGAGCGGCTACGCCGGGCACATCATTCGGCCCTGCTGGCCCTGCTGATCGTCATTTCCTGTGTCGCGGGCGGCATCTTCGTGGCGGCCCCCGAAGTCGTGGCCGTGCTGCTGGGATCCCAGTTCGTGGGGGCCGTGGTCCTGGTCAAGATCTTTGCGCTGGCCGTGCCGTTCATGGCTTCCAGCAACCTGGCCGGTGTGCTGGCCGAGGCCACCGCCAACCTGGGTGTCAAGCTCAAGATTCAGGCCGTGTACACCGTGGGTCTGGCGCTGGCTTTCTGGACGGCGTACAGCCTGGGCGGCACCGTGGTGGCCATCGCCGCCGTGCTGCTGGTCGGCACGGTTCTGCGCAATCTCGGCCTTGAACTGCTGGCCCGCTCCATCGTGGGCAGTGGGCGCGAGATTCTCGAGTCCTACGGGGTGGGCCTGCTGAGTGGCCTGGGAACCGCCCTGGCGTTCTACGTGGTGGTGGTTCCGCTGCGGAACCTGGGCACACCCCTGCCCGTGCTGTTCCTCACTGAACTGGTGGTGGGCGGAATCGCCCTCACCGCCGCCATCTTCCTGGGACCGCCCAACGAGCTCAAATCCATGGCCCTGCGCGCGGTGCCCGCTGTAACCCGCCGCCTGCGCCGCGTGACCGGGCCGCGCGGGTAA